The DNA segment ACTCTTGCCGCTGGTGGGGCCGCCCTGCTGACTTCAGGCTATACCTTTATCAGCCCCGAAGGACGCCAGCATCACGGGCAAGCAGGACTGGATCAAGACCGGGTGATGGAACCCCTGGCGGAACTGGCCGAGATAGTACACCAATCAGGTTCCCGATTGTTCATTCAATTGGTCCATTGCGGCGGCCAGGCGAATCCCAAAATTTCCAGGCTGCCGGCCAAAGCGCCCAGCGCCATCGACCACCAGCTCTTTGACCAACGACCACAAGAATTAACCCGGAAAGAAATAAAAAAGTTGATCAATGATTTTGCCACCGCGGCTGGAAGGGCCAAAGAGGCGGGATGTGACGGCGTCCAACTGCATGCCGCCCACGGCTATCTGATCAGCCAGTTTCTTTCACCGGCCATCAATAAACGGCAAGATGATTTTGGCGGTTCATTAGACAATCGCTTTCGTTTTTTGCGGGAATGTTTTCTGCGGACAAGGGAGGTAGTGGGCCGGGATTTTCCCCTGACCATAAAAATCAACGGCCAGGATTACCTGGAAAACGGTTTAATGCTCGATGAAACCGTGGAAATCTGTCAACGTCTGGAGGAAATGGGCCTGGATGCCATTGAAATCAGTGGAGGAAGCAAGGCAAGTTCACCAAAACAACCGGTAATCATGAAAATTGATCAACCGGAAAAAGAAGCATATTTTTTAGATGATGCGGTTGCCATCCAGCGGACAGTTAACATTCCGGTAATCACTGTCGGCGGCATCCGTTCACCCCGGACCATCGATAAAATCATAAGTCTGGGCATCCCCCTGATAGCCCTCTGTCGGCCGCTGATCAGGGAACCTGAACTAATCAATCGCTGGCAGGACGGCGATCTCAGTCCATCCAGCTGCACCTCCTGCAACGGCTGTTTTAAGCCGGCCTGGCGGGGAGAAGGAATTCGCTGTATTCAGTCAAGCGCTTAAAAACAGCCGATAATTCCCTGCCAGCTGTCCATTTCCGGCCATATATTCAGCTCAAATGGGCAATACGTCGGGCATATTGGCGGATAAGCGGCATATTCTCCAGCTGAAAATCCCCTGACATTCTGTCTTGCCGGATAAATCCTTTGCGGCAGAAAGCTTCAATGGCCATCATGATATCATGGGCGACATCGGCATCAGCTACTTCCGGCAACGATTCAAAATGCTCGAGGAAATAATCGCTGATCTCCTGGATGGTGAAAGACTTTTCATCCCGGCCATCTACATCCATATTCATAATCGCCTCAGCCAGCAGTGACGTATACGGCCGCACTACTCCCCTACTGATCGATTCCATCAACCTGGTCACGGTATCATCGAGATTTTTCGATTCCGCTCCATAGGAAATCGGCGTCGAAAAATGAACATGAATGGCCGAATCCGGCAATTTAGCATATTGTTTGTCCAAAATGGCCAGCTGGGTAAAAATATCTTTTTCTGAAATGTTTTTCCCCGTCCGGCTCGCT comes from the Pseudomonadota bacterium genome and includes:
- a CDS encoding NADH:flavin oxidoreductase, whose protein sequence is FTPTFIGNLELKNRFIRSATWDGMAGIKGEVTPEQIKIYKTLAAGGAALLTSGYTFISPEGRQHHGQAGLDQDRVMEPLAELAEIVHQSGSRLFIQLVHCGGQANPKISRLPAKAPSAIDHQLFDQRPQELTRKEIKKLINDFATAAGRAKEAGCDGVQLHAAHGYLISQFLSPAINKRQDDFGGSLDNRFRFLRECFLRTREVVGRDFPLTIKINGQDYLENGLMLDETVEICQRLEEMGLDAIEISGGSKASSPKQPVIMKIDQPEKEAYFLDDAVAIQRTVNIPVITVGGIRSPRTIDKIISLGIPLIALCRPLIREPELINRWQDGDLSPSSCTSCNGCFKPAWRGEGIRCIQSSA